The DNA window GACTGCCGGTGCATCCTCCGTTTCCGGTTCCGCTGGCTCCGATTCAGCGAGTTCCGAGTCGGTGTTCACGGTGGCGTCCTCGGACTGGACGTCCGCTTCCGGCTCTGCCGTCAGTTCGATACCGTCCTCGTGGTCCGGTTCGTCGTCGGTCGCTTCCTCCTCGTCGAACCCGAGGTCGATATCGGGCGCGTCTTCCTCGTCGTCCTCGTCGTCGGGCGAGTCGACCGGTTCGGCGTCGACGTCCTCGAGGTCGAGGTCCAGACCGCCTTCCGCCTCCGTGTCGGGAGCAGGGTCGTCGCTGGCGTCGGCTGCTGCCGGTTCGTCGTCCGCAGCGGGGGGTGTGTCGGAAGTGGAGGTGTCGTCCGATTCGCCGACGACGCTCTCGCCAGTCTCGCTGTCTTTCAGCCCGGGGACGGACTCGGAGCCACCGGAGATCATCTCTTTGACGGCACGGTCGCTCTCGCCGGAGACGATGCTGTCGATGACCGCGTCGTCGACCTCGTCGCTGGTCGACCGCTGTTCGTCCGGGTTCACCTCGACGATCGTCGGCTCCGTCATGAAGTCCGCGGCGGCGCCTTCGTCGTCGATCCGGATGCCGTACACCGTCACGAGCCGTTCGCCCGCCTCGAGCGTGTGCGTGAACTCGACGTGGTTGTCCTGGAAGGCCGTCCAGTCGTCGCTGTGGTATTCGGGGTGGAACCCGATCTTGTCCATCGGGAACGAGTCGGGGATATCTTCGGAGAGTCTAAATTCGACCGTACTGTCGCGCTGGGATTCGATCTCGAAGCGGATCGCAGGAACGGGGAACTCCTCCGCCGTAAACGTCTTTCTGACGTTTAGCCCGTCGGCGCTGACTTCGATCACGTCGTCCGCGTCGGCGATGCTACTCATGAGACTAACGTTACCGTACCATTACTATAAATGGTGCGGGGAATTGTGACGAATTATATATCAGTTCGGTCACCGATCTCGACGACCTCGAGCCGTTCCGGGTGGTCGAAACTCGCGGCGTGGTGATGAAGGACGGTCGGATCGGCGGTCAGTCCTTTCCACATGTCCCAGTGGCTTGGCAGGAGGCGGTCGAACTGGAGGCTCGATGCGGCCTCGACGATCTGGTTCTCGTCGTTGTACCACCGCGTCCGTTTGGGTTCGCGGGTTTCTTTGTCGGGAATCTGCCCGACGGTGCCGAACGCGAGCACGCCGAGGTCGATGTCGTACTCTTCGCCGATCCGATCGAACGCGTCGCTGGGCTTCGTATCGCCGCCGTGGAAGAAGGTGCCCGCGTCGTGTTCGATCACGTAGCTCACCGGATGGGTCGCGTCGGGGTCGTGGGCCTCCTCGACGTGGATCGTGAACTCACCGATATCGAAAGTGTCGCCCTCCGCAATCTCCGACAACTGGTCCTCGGAGACGTCCCACTCCTCGGTCCAGTTCTCCTCTTCCCGTGCGACGGTCAGACTATCGTCGGGTGCGTAAAACGTCGCGTCCGTGTTCTCGAGGATCGGTGCCTGGCTCGGCCCGTGGACGTGGTCGGTGTGTTCGTGGGTCGCGAGCACGGCGTCGGCCTCGGCGACGTCGTCGGGGTCGAACGGCACCGGGATCATCCGGACCGTCCGTGGCGGGTCGCCGAGTCCGAGGTAGGGGTCGATGAAGAGCGTCGTTCCGCCGGAGCCCTTGAGAACGAAGCCGTTGCAGCCGAGATACCAGACGGCGACGCCGTCGGGCGTCGCCTCCTCGACGTCGCGAACGAGCCAGTCTCCCCAGTCGCTTTGCATACTCGAGAGGTCGTGAACCGACTGGGTAAGTGTTGTTGTCTCGATTTCGAACGCCAACCACGGTCGATGACAGCCGAGAAAACGACGCTACACCGACTGACCGACCGAGATGAGTGTCTCGCAATCGTCGGCCGTTCGAACGTCGACGCCGTAGACGCGTGGTTTCGCGTCGTCGTCTTCGTTCCCGTCGATCCAGGTAGTACAGACGATCCGTTCCTCGCTGGTCGACACTCGATCCGAGTCCGCCTCGTACTCGAGGAGTCCGACGTCGGAGAGCGTCGACAGGTGCCCGTGGACGAGCGACGTGTGGACGCGGTCGATCCGATCCTGGGTTACGTCGCGTTCGGTCGTCGCGGCCTCACGAGCGGCGACGGCGCGAGCGAGTTCCGCGGTCGTCAGTGGACGATTAGCGTCGCTGAGCGCGGAGAGGGCGGCCAGTCGGCGTGGTTCCGCAAGCGCGTGAAACGCTGCGTCGAGTTCGTCGCTCGAGGCGTCGGTTCGACCGGAGACGATCTCCACGATCTCCGGGTCGTCGTACGCCCAGTGGTCGGTCGTCGTGACGGTGCCGTCGTCCACCGTGACGAGGTCAGCGTCGCGCAGTGCCGGCAGTAATCGATGTGTGCAGTCGATCAACGCACGGTCGTGGTCGTCGTCGCTGACCGCGTCGACCGGTTTGTCGTTCGTTACTGCAGCGACCTCGAGTGCAAGGTCGTTTTTCCCGATTCCGTCCGGCGATCGCTCGTACGCGAGTCGGAGAACCTCCCGTCGGCTCTCGTCTGCCAGTGCTCGAAAGACGTCCGCTCGAGAGTCGGTCGGTCGGCCGTCGGCAGGTGAGTTAGTCATCGACTACTGGTCCGTCCTGTTCGGGCAAAAGAACTGCTCCAAACTAGTTTGGAAGAAGTGGAGTATTACGCCTCTGCCGCTGAAATTCTCCAGAACCTGTGATTCACGAATCGATGAAAAAGAGAACGAATCGAGGACCGACCGGTACGTCGCAGACGAGGAGCAGATATAGTAGCCGCTGCAAGTCAATGCACACCTGATCGCACGACAACTGTGCGATCAGTGTGTAAATAGTTGCAGTTGTTACTATAGAGAGCGAACGCGACGACGGTCCGCCAGAGGACCCCATCGACGCCGGACCAGTCGAGAACGACGCCCAGAACTGAACGCGGTCGGGACGGCCAGCGGCGATTCGGTCCCGACTCGAGACTGCAGTCGGTCGAGTTCGACCGACTACCAGGTTCCGTGGAAGGTGTCGAAGGAGAGTTCGTCGAGCGGTTTGTTGCCGACGGCGATCTCGTACTCGCCGGGGGTGAGCATCGGCTTGTGGAACTGCGGGCCGTCGTCGGTCGTGATCCGCGGACAGCCGGTGTTGACGAACGCGTCCATGTCGAAGTTCCGCAGCCGATCGGGGGTGACCTCGTCCATCGTGATGAGGTAGGCGTCGTCGTTGTCCTCGAGGATCTCCTGGGCGGTCTCCCAGCGTCCCTGGCCGATCTTGGTACAGAAGATGACGCCCCACTTCTTGGCGTCCATCGCCTTGTGGACCGAGGCGTAGCGCTGTTTCATGAACTTCTCCGTGTCTGCGGCGGTGACGACGTTGTTGACGGGGTCGGCGATGACGACGTGTTTCTCGGGGTGTTCCATCGCCAGACCGAGCGGGTGGAACTTCCCGCCGCCGACGTACAGTACCTGGTCCGCGGGGACGTCCGCGCTCGCGTAGTTACAGCCCAGGACCTGCCCCTCGTGGGTCAGTCGGTCGTCCCCACGGCGGCTGTGGACCTCGTAGCCCTGCTCTTCGAGGAATTCACGCATTTCCTCGTAACGGTTCATATGCTGAGCCGTCGTCACGAGCCCGACGTCCGCCGTCTCGTCGGGTGACTCGAGGGTATCCAGGGCTTCCTCCATGATCGGCAGGACGTCGACGTTCGAGAACAGCGGGACGTAGATCACCTTGTCCGTGTCCTTCATCGGGGAGTGACCGAAGTGGACGAAGACGTCGGTGCGTTTCATCAGGTAGGTGTCGAGGTCGCAGGCACCGTAACAGGGCTGTCCGGAGAGCATGAAGGTGACGTCGTCGCTGGTGCGTTCCCGGAGGTCGTCGGCGACGGCGGGACCGCGCCGTTTCAGTCCCTCGGGGAACTG is part of the Natronobacterium texcoconense genome and encodes:
- a CDS encoding MBL fold metallo-hydrolase is translated as MQSDWGDWLVRDVEEATPDGVAVWYLGCNGFVLKGSGGTTLFIDPYLGLGDPPRTVRMIPVPFDPDDVAEADAVLATHEHTDHVHGPSQAPILENTDATFYAPDDSLTVAREEENWTEEWDVSEDQLSEIAEGDTFDIGEFTIHVEEAHDPDATHPVSYVIEHDAGTFFHGGDTKPSDAFDRIGEEYDIDLGVLAFGTVGQIPDKETREPKRTRWYNDENQIVEAASSLQFDRLLPSHWDMWKGLTADPTVLHHHAASFDHPERLEVVEIGDRTDI
- the dph2 gene encoding diphthamide biosynthesis enzyme Dph2; amino-acid sequence: MSQESEYTEGDLRNTGMRLKHDREWDYELEQIIEAIEERDATKVGLQFPEGLKRRGPAVADDLRERTSDDVTFMLSGQPCYGACDLDTYLMKRTDVFVHFGHSPMKDTDKVIYVPLFSNVDVLPIMEEALDTLESPDETADVGLVTTAQHMNRYEEMREFLEEQGYEVHSRRGDDRLTHEGQVLGCNYASADVPADQVLYVGGGKFHPLGLAMEHPEKHVVIADPVNNVVTAADTEKFMKQRYASVHKAMDAKKWGVIFCTKIGQGRWETAQEILEDNDDAYLITMDEVTPDRLRNFDMDAFVNTGCPRITTDDGPQFHKPMLTPGEYEIAVGNKPLDELSFDTFHGTW
- a CDS encoding AAA family ATPase, translated to MSSIADADDVIEVSADGLNVRKTFTAEEFPVPAIRFEIESQRDSTVEFRLSEDIPDSFPMDKIGFHPEYHSDDWTAFQDNHVEFTHTLEAGERLVTVYGIRIDDEGAAADFMTEPTIVEVNPDEQRSTSDEVDDAVIDSIVSGESDRAVKEMISGGSESVPGLKDSETGESVVGESDDTSTSDTPPAADDEPAAADASDDPAPDTEAEGGLDLDLEDVDAEPVDSPDDEDDEEDAPDIDLGFDEEEATDDEPDHEDGIELTAEPEADVQSEDATVNTDSELAESEPAEPETEDAPAVDETPESATDAISETEPAADETSTGNDPAGDASPTGDVTVDPAAVADELTDRSVAERLAEEIRNDEVDDDDLETLQSELEIERESDDEDAGEPTPADLAKLDHLQSRVEEVAAYTGALEEFISENGTASDILDEFREDLASLEDDLESMTEQVDETEERLDDTENEIETLTDWTTDIEDDVDEIGDRTDDVEDDLESVTDEVDDLADRTAEVEDGLEDVEDVAGDVESLEDDVEDVESGLEDVREEVDDVTDVTDELEALESDVEEIESELEDVREDVTDLREWRDQLGSMFSGD
- a CDS encoding DUF7344 domain-containing protein; protein product: MTNSPADGRPTDSRADVFRALADESRREVLRLAYERSPDGIGKNDLALEVAAVTNDKPVDAVSDDDHDRALIDCTHRLLPALRDADLVTVDDGTVTTTDHWAYDDPEIVEIVSGRTDASSDELDAAFHALAEPRRLAALSALSDANRPLTTAELARAVAAREAATTERDVTQDRIDRVHTSLVHGHLSTLSDVGLLEYEADSDRVSTSEERIVCTTWIDGNEDDDAKPRVYGVDVRTADDCETLISVGQSV